Proteins from a genomic interval of Deltaproteobacteria bacterium:
- a CDS encoding ModE family transcriptional regulator, whose translation MRRKTRSGFKPSSKDLSPADVAVRKGGYELKGRMWIEGASGTFLGYGRVVLLERISEFGSISKAAKSMGMSYRHAWELVDSINRQARRPLVETSVGGKKGGGAKLTEAGKEAVEGFWNIYEKFKHFLEKEGASLQF comes from the coding sequence ATGCGAAGAAAAACAAGGTCCGGATTTAAGCCATCCAGCAAAGACCTGAGTCCGGCTGACGTTGCGGTCAGAAAGGGCGGCTATGAATTAAAGGGACGGATGTGGATAGAAGGTGCAAGCGGGACCTTTCTCGGTTATGGCAGGGTGGTGCTTCTTGAGCGCATATCTGAATTTGGTTCTATCTCAAAAGCGGCAAAATCAATGGGTATGTCCTACAGGCACGCCTGGGAGCTTGTGGATTCCATTAACCGCCAGGCCAGGCGGCCTCTTGTTGAAACTTCTGTCGGAGGTAAGAAGGGAGGGGGAGCAAAGCTCACCGAGGCCGGGAAAGAGGCGGTTGAAGGCTTTTGGAACATCTATGAAAAATTTAAGCATTTTTTGGAAAAAGAAGGAGCATCCCTCCAATTCTAG